Part of the Salvelinus fontinalis isolate EN_2023a chromosome 1, ASM2944872v1, whole genome shotgun sequence genome is shown below.
CCAGCTACCTGCAAGCCACTTTTATATGATGTAACAGTAGGTGTGAACTGCATTGACAAACTTGTTCATTGTGTGACTATCTATTCAGAGTGTAATCCATGCTTTCTTTCAACAATCAAAACTTGTTTTAGGGAGTGCTGTTGTCATGGTCAAAGAACTACAAGGCCAGAGGAGTCCTGGGGACCAATGTGGTGCAATCCTTGAGACAGGCCATTGATAGAGTCGGGGTATTAAGGGAGATCTTATTCACTACTTATTATTACTCAGTTAATTTTTTTCTTGCATTTctgtatatactacagtatatataaaaaaataactttGTCAATTAAAACACCAGCCAACACTGTTTATAGGGAATCAATGTGGATGTCCTGGCCCTTGTTAATGACACAGTGGGAACCATGATGACCTGTGGCTATGACGACCAGCGTTGTGAAGTGGGGGTCATCATAGGTCAGCCTGATATTAATTTGCACCCTTCATTCAGAATGGTTGTTTCATTGTCAGTATTATTAGCCTACAAATAGTCTTTCTCACCATCGCTATGTAATCTCAGGCACAGGTACTAATGCTTGTTACATGGAGGAGCTGAGACATATTGACCTGGTGGAGGGAGACGAGGGCAGGATGTGCATCAACACagagtggggagccttcggggacGATGGGGCACTCAATGACTTCATTACACACTTTGACCGAGAGattgatgctgcctccaccaacCCAGGGAAGCAACTGTAAGCACCAAAATCCATAACCAACCATATTGGAAATACATTAAATATTAGATATGATTGTAAAAATTCGGAGTAAACCAACGATATGGTTTCCCTTTATTTACAATTGACGGAATAGGGGCCTTACGCCAGTAGGAATGTAAATAAAGACTGTTAACACGAGTGTGTTGCTCTGGCAGGTTTGAGAAGATGGTGAGTGGGATGTACATGGGGGAGTTGGTGAGACTCATTCTGTTAAAGATGGCCAAAAAGGGACTACTGTTTGATGGCAGAGTTTCCGATGCTCTACGCACCAAAGGGAAATTGCAGACCAAACACATCACTTTAATTGAACAGTAAGAGCATTTTCCATGAGTCTTAATGCTCACACTATAAATATATTGTATTTCATTTATTTGTACTAATTTTCACGACATTATTCAGGGAAATGTATGTTACACTGTGATAACTATGTCAGAACTATACTTCCAGGTACAAAGACGGGCTGAAGAAGACCAGGGAAATCCTTACGGAGCTCGGCCTGTCTCCCTCAGCAGATGATTGCCTTGCTGTCCAACACGTCTCCACCATCGTGTCCTTCAGGTCAGCTAACCTCTGCGCTGCCGCGCTGGCTGCCATCCTCACCCGCATCCGCGAGAACAGGAAGCTGAAGAGCTTGCGGATCACTGTTGGGGTTGACGGAACTGTCTACAGAACACATCCACAGTATGTAGCCATAAGTCAGGGAAGGTTTATGCTCAGAGTGGCAGTTTTCCTCTTTGCATGTGAACGCAAACaatacactctctccctctctgtctcgctctctctttctctccctcccaggtACCCCAAGAGGCTCCACAAGGTGGTGCGCCGGTTGGTGCCAGAGTGCCATGTGCGCTTTGTGCTGTCTGAGAGTGGTAGCAGTAAGGGGGCTGCTATGGTAACAGCGGTGGCTCAGAGGCTGGCGGCCCAGAGGAGCGAGATCAACGACACTCTTGCTCTACTCAGCCTCAGTCCAGAGAACCTCCAGCAGGTCAGGGAAAAGATGAGAGTGGAGCTAGAGAGAGGCCTTAGGAGGGATTCTCACAGAACTGCCTCTGTTAAAATGCTGCCCTCCTTTGTGTACAGGACACCTGATGGGACAGGTGAGAGGACTGACTACAGATTGCTATGCACTGAATCTAAAGGTTTACCTTGTTGTTCATAATGCGTAACTTTATCATGTTATTACCATGCTATAACCCGTTATTACACTTTATTCTGTACTATCACCTAAACAGTTTATGAAATGTTGCTGTCTAAAATCACATCATTAGGTGCAAGTTGTTTCATTTAAAGTCAAGTGATTACAAAGTTTATTATTGCAGAGCGAGGAAAGTACTTGGCTTTGGACCTGGGAGGAACTAACTTCCGGGTGTTGGTGGTGAAGATCCGGAGTGGAATACGCAAGTCTGTCCGCATGTACAACAAGATCTACGCCATCCCTCTGGAGATCATGCAGGGCACAGGAGAGGAGGTGagccctcccccacacacaccccaccaccccCCGCTGACTGCAAACTAGGTCCCTAACCCCTTAGCCTGACAAACTCTTTGTTTCTAGCTGTTCGACCACATTGTCCAGTGCATCTCAGATTTTCTGGACTACATGGGGATGAAGAATACTCGTCTCCCGCTTGGTTTCACCTTTTCTTTcccctgcagacagacaggaataGATAAGGTAAAAGTACAATTGTCATGATGAAGAAATCATCCTCAATGCCAAAGAATGGCAGTTATTTCAATGCCCGGTGTGCTTAATCAGGGTAAGTCATTCCATTATTAAGTATGTTACCACTCTCCATTGTAATACTTCCTTCCTCAGGGAAGTTTGGTTAGCTGGACCAAAGGGTTCAAAGCCACAGACTGTGAAGGAAATG
Proteins encoded:
- the hkdc1 gene encoding hexokinase HKDC1, whose protein sequence is MFAVHLLSFYFSKLQEDQIKKVDRFLYAMRLSDDQLVDISARFRAGMEKGLSSESNATAAVKMLPTHVLSTPDGSEKGEFLALDLGGSKFKVLQVKVSENGKRRVEMESETYPIPEELLNGRGTEMFDHVAESLKDFLQKKHINQKRKALGFTFSFPCGQSKIDEGVLLSWSKNYKARGVLGTNVVQSLRQAIDRVGGINVDVLALVNDTVGTMMTCGYDDQRCEVGVIIGTGTNACYMEELRHIDLVEGDEGRMCINTEWGAFGDDGALNDFITHFDREIDAASTNPGKQLFEKMVSGMYMGELVRLILLKMAKKGLLFDGRVSDALRTKGKLQTKHITLIEQYKDGLKKTREILTELGLSPSADDCLAVQHVSTIVSFRSANLCAAALAAILTRIRENRKLKSLRITVGVDGTVYRTHPQYPKRLHKVVRRLVPECHVRFVLSESGSSKGAAMVTAVAQRLAAQRSEINDTLALLSLSPENLQQVREKMRVELERGLRRDSHRTASVKMLPSFVYRTPDGTERGKYLALDLGGTNFRVLVVKIRSGIRKSVRMYNKIYAIPLEIMQGTGEELFDHIVQCISDFLDYMGMKNTRLPLGFTFSFPCRQTGIDKGSLVSWTKGFKATDCEGNDVVEMLREAIKRRNEFDLDIVAVVNDTVGTMMTCAYEDPKCEIGLIAGTGSNVCYMEEMRNIEMVEGDEGQMCVNTEWGGFGENDCIEDIWTRFDREVDEGSLNNGKQRFEKMTSGMYLGEIVRQILIDLTRRGLLFRGHITEPLKTRGIFETKFLSQIESDRLALLQVRSILQQLGLDSTCDDSIIVKEVCGTVSRRAAQLCGAGMAAIVDKIRENRGRNQMNITVGVDGTLYKLHPHFSRILKDTVKALAPQCDVEFVLSEDGSGKGAALITAVARGET